In Opitutaceae bacterium, the sequence TGGCGACGATCATTGCGCAGCGCAGCGTCGGAGCGGTTGCGTCGCTCGACACTCTTTCCTTTCTCGATCGAATCAGCAACGCGACCCAGGCGCTGGGAGTGTACCTGGAGACATTTGTGTGGCCGGAGAACCTGAGCTTTTTTTATCCGCTTCGCGAACAGACGGACTGGGGGCTGATCGTCGTGGCGTGCCTCTTCATCCTCGGCACCACCTTTGTCACCATCTGGAGCACGAAACGCGCACCCCTGCTGACTTTTGGCGCCGACTGGTTTCTCATATCGCTGCTGCCTGTGATCGGGCTGGTTCAAGTGGGGAGTCAGAGCCACGCTGACCGCTACATGTATGTTCCGATGATCGGGCTTCTGATTGGGATCGGAGCGGTTTTTGAGTGGATGGCCGGGCGAAATATTGTTCGGATGGGCATCCTGGTTTTTGCGACAATCGGTTTCGCCGGCGCATTGGGAGTCAAGGCGTATGCCTATACTATGCTATGGAAAGATGGGGAGACTGCATATAGAAATGCCATTCGTGTCGGTGGCCATTCCTATACGATGACAGTCAGCCTGACTGCGACGCTCATAAATCTGAACTACCTGAAAACTGCTGAACCCTATGCGAGGCTGGCAGCGGAAAAGTGGCCGGACCGGCCCTTGTCTGTTGCCAATCTGGCCACTCTTCTTGCCAGGGAGGGGAAGTACCAGGAGGCCGAACCCTGGTTTCGCCGCGCGGTGGAAATCGAACCGGGCAATCTCCGGTTCCGCTACATGCTTGGACTCACGCTGCTGCACCTTGGCCGTGAGGCCGAAGCTGAGCAGGTGCTTCAGACGGCACTGAAGCTTGGCGGGCAGGGCGAGGGCTGGAGAACCTCGGATCGTTTTGCCAGATCGGTGCTCATGCGGAAGCTGCCGATAAAGCAGAACGAAGTGAAGGATCTCATGGAGAAAGCGGCTCCCCGGGAAATTAAGGTCGAGTCCACTGCGGAGGGCACCGAAGCGAAATCCTTGGGAATGGGCCCGGAAAAATAGAGAATGTCTGTTTTGGCAGACGAGAATCCACCTGGGCTTGCCTCGAAAAAATGCAAGGGCGTCCAAACCACTCTAAAGAACGATTGCGGAATAGCGAAACTTGGGAGCGACAATGCGCGATTGGAAAGGGCTTCAGAGTGGCCTCGGGGATTGAGTGGCGGTGGGTAATCTCGTTGTAGAGGCAGAAAGACGCCCGGAAAATTGTTTAAACTTATGCTTTGAAGATGCATTGAGGGTCAGGTTGGGGCCCCATATGGAGCACATTTCTGATCCTGTATTGAGGAAGACGTTTTTCGCGCCCTTGAGCAATGCCCTGGCTGCGTCGCTGCATCAGCAGGACTGCTGGCGTTCACGGACGCCGAGTTTCTTGAACCCGGCGCGACCTGGTGATTTACGATCCACGCAGTGGTCGAGGATCCTTCAGCAGATTGGCGTGCACATTGAATCGTGCCCGCAGCGGAGCAGCTTTTCGAGCAACTCAAGAGCATGCGGCGCCTGCAGATGCTCTCCGACGTGACCGAGCGGGTTGCGGCAACGATGGCGCCACGGGCGGAGATGCCGGAAGAGCTCGCCAATCACGAACTGTACGCCGGCGATGGTCATTGGCACGGTGCCGCCACGCATGATGCGAAGATCGATGATCGGCGCTGGGCGGTCGGCCATGTTTACGCTCTGAACCTGGTGCACCCGCGCCCTGCATCACCTTGATCTGACTCAGGGCGTGCGAGCACGACATGTCTGTGCTCAAACGGCTCGGCGCGGACATGCTTCGAATGGGTGCGAAGAAGCGTCAGCGCGTCATCTGGGTGTGGGACCGTGCTGGCATAGACTTCGAGCTCTGGCAAAACTGGAAAGCCCTGTCCCGCGTCACGGAGTTTCCTGAAGACGGGAGTGGATTTGGTCAGGGTGGGAGCGACAGTGGTCTGAAGGATCGGGTTTGGAGCGTGGCGGGGGTTGGGGTGAAGAGAGTGGCGTAAGAGGGAGAGGAGGGATTAAGAGGTTGGGGAATGCAGCGGATCCACCCCACGGCGCTGAGTCCTGAGCAATACATCGAGACGGAGGCCCATCGGCAGGTGCGTGGTGAAGGATTGTGTCCGCGGTGTGGAAAGGGTCGGTTGCAACGGCATGGATTTTACAGTCGTGGCGTGACAGGGGTGGCGGGGCAGGAGCTGCGGGTGCTGGTGGCACGATTCATCTGCGCAGCGTGCAGGGGTACGGTGAGCTACCTGCCGGGATTCGCGTTGTCGTACCGGCTGGTGCAGGTTTCGACGTTTGAAGCGTTTCTCGAGGGGGAGTTCTGGCGAAGGGAAGTGCAGCGGTGGCTGTCGGTGCTGGAGGACTATCGTCGGCGGATGCCTTGGCTACGCGACGGAGCTTTGGCGGCGGGTGGGATGCGGCTTGGGCCGCACCTCCGGCGAGCAGCAGGGCGATGTGGCCCTGGCTGAAAGCGGCGTGCGGTGGATTGACCTCCGCCGCACGCCGACTGGTGGCCGAGTTCAGGACAACCCTGTTTCGGCAGTACCAGTGCCATCAGCCAGCGGGGTGTGGTGAACACTACGGCTGGCCCGAGAGACCGGGTCTGAACGTGAAGGGGTAGCAGCCCACACAACGAAAATATCGCGATCGTGAACCGGAGCGGTGAAACGCTTTCAGGGTATGAAAATCACTCCTTCGGAAGAGGAATCACGGGAAGCGAGGGCGCTGGCGCGCTTCGCCGCCGTTCAGGCGGTGATGCAGGCGGTCCGGAACGGACCGCCGTTGATGCAAGCGGCGCAACAGGCCGCGCAGCAGGCCTGGGACGGGCAACTGTGTTCTGGCCGCGACGATCGAGGACTGGTACTACGACTACACAGGCACGGCCAGTTTGCCGCGCTGCACAGTCAAAGGCGTTGTGACTGGGGAAAATCGAAGGCGATGGATCGGCCGCGGTGGAGGCGTTGTGCAGACTGAGGCGGGAGCATCCGGGCCTGACACTCAAAGCCCTGGCGGAGGAGTTGGTGCGGCAGGGGATCCTGGAGCGCGGCAGTGTGAGCGAAAGCACGCTGCGGAGGCGGCTGGTGGAGGCGGGATTGGACCGGCGCAGCGTGCGGGCCGGTTCGGGTCTTAGCGGGGGGCCGACGAAGGCCTTCGAACTGCCGCTGCCGAATCTATTGGATGGCCGACTGCATGCACGGGCCGACGCTGAGGACCGGGGGGAATGCAGGGGCGCAGCGCACGTATTTGTTCGCGCTGCTCGACGACTGCTCGCGGCTGTGCGTGCACGGGCAGTTTTACGAGCACGAACGCCTGGAGGGTTTCCTGGATGCGCTGCGGCGGGCGCTCCAGACCCGCGGGCTGCCGGAGAAACTCTACACGGACAATGGAGCGGCGTTCCGCAGCCAGCATCTGGCGGTCGTGTGTGCGAACCTCGGCATCCGCCTGATCCACGCGAAGCCGTACCACAGCTGGTCGAAGGGCAAGATCGAGCGGTTCTTTTCCACGGTGCAGACCCAGTTCCTCCCGCCGCTGGTGTTCACGCCGGTGCACTCCATCGACGAATTGAACCGGCGGTTCTGGCAGTGGCTGGAGAGCGGGTACCATCAACACGTGCACTCGGCCCTGGCCGGCGAGGCACCGGCGCAGCGCTTCGCACGGCTGGGCACGGCGTTGAGGCTGCTGGATGCGAACGCGCCACTCGACCGCTTGTTCTTCATGCGGGTGGAGCGGCGGGTGCGCAAGGATGCGACCTTCTCGCTGGAAGCGGGCCTTTGGGAGGTGGCGGCGCATCTGCGCGGGCAGCTCATCACGGTGCGTTTCGATCCGGTGAGCCTGGCCCGGGTGGAGGTCTGGCTGGGCGAGCGGTTCATCGGGCTGGCGGTGCGCTGTGACAAGCACCGCAACGCGAAAATCCCCTTCGTGACCAACGACTATGAGCGCGAAACCCACTGAAGCCCCGGCGCTGGACCCGCGCTCAAGACGCTGTGGGGTGCCAGCCGATGGCTGGATGGCTGACGGCGGGTGGTCCTTGCCCACCCCGCCTGGCAGGAGGCGTACCGACGACTCGACCAACTGGCCGTTGTGCGCGCCAGCGGTGTCCTTCACGGGCCCAATGGCGTGGGGAAAAGCACCCTGTTGCACCGCTGGAGCGAACGGTTGAGCCCCAAGCAGTATCGCTTCGTGCGGATGACGCACGGCTCGCTGGCCCACTCCGATCTGCTGCGTCACCTGGTGAAACTCGGTGGCCGGGAGCCGAAGTACCGCAAGGGCGACAACGTCGGCCTGCTGAGCGAACTGTGGCAGGAGTGGGCTCCGGTGTGGCCGGTGCTCGTCATCGAGGAGGCGCAGGATCTGTCCGTGGCCGCACTGGAGGAACTGCGCCTGCTCACCTGCGCCCGCACCGACGCGGCCCCGCCGTTCTCCCTGATCCTCTGCGGGGACGAGGATCTGCTCGGTCGCCTGGAACTGAATGTGAACCGCGCCCTGGTGTCGCGGCTGGGCTTCTGCCTTCATCTGGCCCCCTGGCCCGCGGAGAGTTTTTCCGAGTACCTGCACGAGCGCCTGGCCGAGGTCGGCATCCACTCCAGCCCCTTTGAGCCGGCCGCCGAAACCCTGCTGCTGCAATCGGGACAGGGGCTGCCGCGCACGCTCAACGCCCTTTTGCAGCGCGCCATGGAGCAGGCAGCCCTGGCGAACCGGCGCGTTGTCACCACCGCGGATGTCCAGTTCGCCCTCGATGCGCTGCCGTGGCTGGCGCGAATCCGTCCGTCGTGAGGCACCATGCAACCGGCCGACCCCACGTCCGTCGTGCCTGCCCTGCTCGAGGAAATCCGCCGCCGCTTCTATGCCCAAGCCGAAGCGCGCACCTTCCATCGCGACCGGCGCATGCTGCTTTACGCGCTGAGCTGGCCGGCGACCTGGCTGGAGCACCGCGCGCTCACGTGCCTCTCGCCCGCTACACCACGCTGATCACCGACCGCCTCGACGACATCGCCGCGCACGGTGATCCCGCCCGTTACGGCCCATACTTTCCGGCGTATCTGCTCAAATGCGTCCAGGATTGGTTCCAGCATCACGGCGACGAACTCGACGCTGAACTCAAACACATCCGAAACGCCCTCGATCAAATCCTCGCCTCACCCTCGCTCGCCCTGACGGTCCGGCGGGACGCCCACCACCTCGCATTGCTCGCGGCCGCTCATCGGCTGCTCCACCAGCGCAGCCAACGCCAGCCCGCCGCCGACCGCCAGCTGTCGCTGTTTTGATCTCCGCCGCGATCAACGTGGCGTCACACCGCGTCGCTTTTCCATCACGTCACGCTCCACCCGGAGCACCCGCAAACAGCTCTACTCCCGTGCCGCATTTATCACGAAAAAACGTTCCTGAAACACCGTGACGCGGAACAGAAAGCCACCCGCGGCATCTACTTCATCTCGAGAACCAAGGACAACATGACTTTCACCACGGTGTCTCAAGTGGCTCCTGATCCGGACCGCCCGATCGACCCGAATATCCTCTCGGACGAGCGCTGCTTGAGCAGCCAAGGCACCGAGGTCCCGCCTGATTCGATATCGCGATCCGGTGGGCGCAACGGTGTACGAGTTCGTCACCACCGCATTCCACCTGCCCGCCGACATCATTGCCTGGCTGTATAAAGCGCGATGGAACATCGAGAAGGTCTTCGATCAGCTCAAAACAAGTTCGACGAGGTCAAGGCTTGGGCAACCAGCGATACGGCGAAATCCATCCAGCGAAGTTCTTTGCCTGGCTCACAACTTGCTCGAGCTGTTTGAGGTGCACTTGGAAAACGACTATCGGATTCGCAACCGAAGCCGGCCTGCAACGTCGTGAAAAAAGGCTCGCCGAACACACTGCCGTTGCCCGGAAAAGGGTACGCCGTCCCAGCCCCAGACCGCCTTTATTCCAGCCTCTACAATGCAGCATAAACCCATCCGATGGCTTCGCTCCTACTGGTTCTCCAGCACCCCTCTATCGCAGATCCTGCCTGTCCTGGCCCGCTCCTACGCACATTCCTAGCCTCCCACATTGGACACCCTTGAGGAAGGAGCCGAGGTCGGATACAATCCCGGCAAACCAGGTCGGCGCAGTTTTCATCCGCTACTCGGTGTGGTGGCGCGCACTCGGTTGTGCCCGGCTTATCGTTTTCGCTCAGGTGACACAGTGACCGCGACGCAGTGGGAAGAGCGGCTTCGACAGATTCCGCGCTAATCATCCAGTCGATGTCTCTACCACTCGAAGATCTCCAAGTGGCCGATGCCGAAGGCAGCTCCTGCCGGATTTTGGTTCTTTAGGATGACTGTGTAATCTCCCGCAGCCAGCGAGAAGTTCACGAAGCCCGCTTCCTTGTTGTCGATCGTCCAGCCGCCATAGCGGGTTTGCAGCGTCGCCTTGGATGTGGCGTCGATATCGTCACACGAGGCGACTAGTCCGGCCGAACCGTGTACCTCCACTCGGGGATCGGCCAGTAGTCCGGAAAGTCCAAATGCGGAGAGACTGGGGCCGCTACCCCGAATACCGATCGACATTGCACGGTCGAGTCGGAATCCAAGTATCAACACTTGATCGCCGACTTGCACATTGCCCCGCCCGTTAAAATGTTGGATGCGCGAATCACTGATCTCGTCGGAAACTACTATGCGTATATGTCCGATGCGACCATAACTTGATTGGTCCGTCAATAGGGCGGAGTAGCTCAAATCTGGGTCGAGATCTGCGGTGATTCCCGGTTCGTTGCTTTGAAGTGTTTGCCCGTAGTTTAGCGATTGTACATAATACTCGCTATTGCGCAAGATACGCACGTTAGTCATCGATACAGTATCACCACTTGGCGTGTGCGAATATGTTCCCCACGACAAGGGTGTCCAATGTGGGAGGCTAGGAATGTGCGTAGGAGCGGGCCAGGACAGGCAGGATCTGCGATAGAGGGGCGCTGGAGAACCAGTAGGAGCGAAGCCATCGGATGAGTTTTATACTGCATTGTAGAGGCTGGAATAGCTTGGTTAGCAGGGCTGAGACGGCGTACCCTTTTTCCGGGCAACGGCAGTGTGTTGGCGAGCCTTTTCACGACGTTGCAGGCCGGCTTCGCTGCGAATCCGATAGTCGTTTTCCAAGTGCACCTCAAACAGCTCGGCAAGTTGTGAGCCAGGCAAAGGAACTTCGCTTGGATGGATTTCGCCGTATCGCTGGTTGCCCAAGCCTTGGACTCGTCGAACTTGTTTTTGAGCTGATCGAAGACCTTCTCGATGTTCCATCGCGCTTTTATACAGCCAGGCAATGATGTCGGCGGGCAGGTGGAATGCGGTGGTGACGAACTCGTACACCGTTGCGCCCACCGGATCGCGATATCGAATCAGGCGGACCTCGGTGCCTTGGCTGCTCAAGCAGCGCTCGTCCGAGAGGATATTCGGGTCCGATCTGGGCGGTCCGGATCAGGGAGCTACTTGAGACACCGTGGTGAAAGTCATGTTGTCCTTGGTTCTCGAGATGAAGTAGATGCCGCGGGTGGCTTTCCAGTTTGCCAGAGCTCGAAGTCTATGCCAGCACGGTCCCACACCCAGATGACGCGCTGACGCTTCTTCGCACCCATTCGAAGCTATGTCCGCGCTGAGCCGTTTGAGCACAGACATGTCGTGCTCCTTTTCGCCCTGGAGTCAGATCAAGGTGATGCAGGGCGCGGGTGCGCAGGTTCAGAGCGTAAACATGGCCGACCGCCCAGCGCCGATCATCGATCTTCGCATCATGCGTGGCGGCACCGTGCCAATGACCATCGCCGGGCGTACAGTTCGTGATTGGCGAGCTCTTCCGGCATCTCCGCCCGTGGCGCCATCGTTGCCGCAACCCGCTCGGTCACGTCGGAGAGCATCTGCAGGCGCCCGCATGCTCTTGAGTTGCTCGAAAAGCTGCTCCGCTGCGGGCACGATTCAATGTGCACGCCAATCTGCTGAAGGAATCCTCGACCACTGCGTGGATCGCAAATCACCAGGGTCGCGCCGAGTTCAAGAAAACTCGGCGTCCGTGACCGCCCGGCAGTCCCGCTGATGCAGCGACGCAGCCAGGGCATTGCTCAGGGGCGCGAAAACGTCTTCCTCAATACAGGATCAGAAATGTGCTCCATATGGGGCCCCAACCTGACCCTCAATGCATCTTCAAGCATAAGTTTAAACAATTTTCAAGGGTGTCCAATGTGGGAGGCTAGGAATGTGCGTAGGAGCGGGCCAGACAGGCAGGATCTGCGATAGAGGGCGCTGGAGAACCAGTAGAGCGAAGCCATCGGATGAGTTTTATACTGCATTGTAGAGGCTGGAATAGCTTGGTTAGCAGGGCTGAGACGGCGTACCCTTTTCCGGGCAACGGCAGTGTGTTCGGCGAGCCTTTTTCACGACGTTGCAGGCCGGCTTCGTTGCAAATCCGATAGTCGTTTTCCAAGTGCACCTCAAACAGCTCGAGCAAGTTGTGAGCCAGGCAAAGGAACTTCCGCTTGGATGGATTTCGCCGTATCGCTGGTTGCCCAAGCCTTGACCTCGTCGAACTTGTTTTGAGCTGATCGAAGACCTTCTCGATGTTCCATCGCGCTTTATACAGCCAGGCAATGATGTCGGCGGGCAGGTGGAATGCGGTGGTGACGAACTCGTACACCGTTGCGCCCACCGGATCGCGATATCGAATCAGGCGGACCTCGGTGCCTTGGCTGCTCAAGCAGCGCTCGTCCGAGAGGATATTCGGGTCGATCGGGCGGTCCGGATCAGGAGCTACTTGAGACACCGTGGTGAAAGTCATGTTGTCC encodes:
- a CDS encoding AAA family ATPase translates to MGKSTLLHRWSERLSPKQYRFVRMTHGSLAHSDLLRHLVKLGGREPKYRKGDNVGLLSELWQEWAPVWPVLVIEEAQDLSVAALEELRLLTCARTDAAPPFSLILCGDEDLLGRLELNVNRALVSRLGFCLHLAPWPAESFSEYLHERLAEVGIHSSPFEPAAETLLLQSGQGLPRTLNALLQRAMEQAALANRRVVTTADVQFALDALPWLARIRPS
- a CDS encoding transposase — encoded protein: MADCMHGPTLRTGGNAGAQRTYLFALLDDCSRLCVHGQFYEHERLEGFLDALRRALQTRGLPEKLYTDNGAAFRSQHLAVVCANLGIRLIHAKPYHSWSKGKIERFFSTVQTQFLPPLVFTPVHSIDELNRRFWQWLESGYHQHVHSALAGEAPAQRFARLGTALRLLDANAPLDRLFFMRVERRVRKDATFSLEAGLWEVAAHLRGQLITVRFDPVSLARVEVWLGERFIGLAVRCDKHRNAKIPFVTNDYERETH
- a CDS encoding transposase, with the translated sequence MRRSVSVIWVWDRAGIDFELWQNWKATRGIYFISRTKDNMTFTTVSQVAPDPDRPIDPNILSDERCLSSQGTEVRLIRYRDPVGATVYEFVTTAFHLPADIIAWLYKARWNIEKVFDQLKTSSTRSRLGQPAIRRNPSKRKFLCLAHNLLELFEVHLENDYRICNEAGLQRREKGSPNTLPLPGKGYAVSALLTKLFQPLQCSIKLIRWLRSTGSPAPSIADPACLARSYAHS
- a CDS encoding tetratricopeptide repeat protein, with the translated sequence MPERKPKSALYVSPIMRDAAACGFLGLAVVMIYAQIGGHRPIAFDDALYLTDNAWVLAGLKWDSLVWAFTNFDSANWHPFTWLSHMADQQVFGEHWGGHMIENLFWHAGNCMLVYALLKRLGFSRMLAFALASIFACHPLNVESVAWLSQRKNQLSTFLLLAAMITYLDWRREGRRLTLVLMTAAYVASLMSKAMGVTLPVIVVVFEAAIAVHLSEGKILRSAGAAWAWFRETFVRVLPMSIAAGVMCVATIIAQRSVGAVASLDTLSFLDRISNATQALGVYLETFVWPENLSFFYPLREQTDWGLIVVACLFILGTTFVTIWSTKRAPLLTFGADWFLISLLPVIGLVQVGSQSHADRYMYVPMIGLLIGIGAVFEWMAGRNIVRMGILVFATIGFAGALGVKAYAYTMLWKDGETAYRNAIRVGGHSYTMTVSLTATLINLNYLKTAEPYARLAAEKWPDRPLSVANLATLLAREGKYQEAEPWFRRAVEIEPGNLRFRYMLGLTLLHLGREAEAEQVLQTALKLGGQGEGWRTSDRFARSVLMRKLPIKQNEVKDLMEKAAPREIKVESTAEGTEAKSLGMGPEK